A stretch of the Thermofilum adornatum genome encodes the following:
- a CDS encoding adenylate kinase family protein has product MLSIRLALLGPPGVGKGTYSSILSKELRIPHLSTGELLRREISMKTELGREVESYVSRGLLVPDKIVNDIVAKRLCASDCANGFILDGYPRTLPQAVFLEEHFPLDKVVLLQASLETIIERICGRLYCPNCGETYHVSWKPPKRDNICDKCGAKLTRRTDDSPEVIKRRYEEYLATVSPVVDFYKKLGKLVPFRAEGDSQILAYSLLRELSSSRTEILVEK; this is encoded by the coding sequence GTGTTGAGCATCAGGTTAGCCCTTCTAGGTCCCCCGGGCGTGGGCAAAGGAACATATTCAAGCATTCTAAGCAAAGAGCTTCGTATTCCACACTTATCCACTGGTGAGCTATTGAGAAGAGAAATCAGCATGAAGACTGAGCTGGGAAGAGAAGTTGAGTCCTACGTTTCACGGGGACTACTCGTCCCAGACAAGATAGTAAACGATATAGTTGCAAAAAGACTGTGCGCTAGTGACTGTGCTAATGGCTTTATTTTGGATGGATACCCTAGGACACTTCCCCAGGCAGTATTTCTTGAAGAACATTTTCCACTTGACAAAGTTGTCCTTCTCCAAGCAAGCCTAGAAACAATCATAGAAAGGATATGCGGGAGACTATACTGCCCAAACTGTGGAGAAACTTATCATGTCTCCTGGAAACCCCCCAAGAGGGACAACATATGTGACAAGTGTGGTGCAAAGCTAACTAGAAGAACAGATGATTCGCCAGAAGTCATCAAGAGAAGGTACGAGGAATATCTTGCAACAGTATCACCGGTGGTAGATTTTTACAAAAAGCTTGGGAAACTTGTTCCTTTTAGGGCAGAAGGCGACTCTCAGATCCTCGCATACAGTTTGCTGAGGGAATTGTCGAGCTCGAGAACAGAAATACTGGTAGAAAAATAG
- a CDS encoding DsbA family protein — protein MNRKLVYGLTFAVLIFGIILGVLLVYKKPPALPGTPGTPPENCPATALVYVYLNDQQKSAADTVTSNLKLALQQYGLNILNVPVCSIPATSLSQKLRVYPALLFKGNISALSLFVVGEIDGYKVLNPGVSAYMASQAGLEPVLTYTAELYIVKGTAPFSDIRENESNIKYIVGQLSLSNITSIQQVSVNSLGINLTRLPAIVLKSNYNLSSGYQYVVSLGKNYYTFREDVVGQVLQYLGVQTYEILAPPNPDLLRKGVKMGDSDNLLFILEDYHCPYCAMLINSTGNMLYNYAKTGKLQVVFVDLIIHSEVVPMHAIAKCAYNQSKDGYAYFNVSQELYHLYISGTTTTMADANKTVAKYFGKNILDKCAPLLNSYQSDIQAFSRNLMQQGFTGTPTLIFWSNKTHKGLIVEGCLDIKLCITEQQFSQIFSWLQG, from the coding sequence ATGAATCGTAAACTAGTCTATGGCCTAACATTCGCCGTACTGATCTTTGGCATCATCCTAGGAGTGCTACTTGTCTACAAAAAACCACCAGCACTACCCGGCACACCGGGCACGCCGCCAGAGAACTGCCCTGCGACCGCACTAGTCTACGTATATCTGAATGACCAGCAAAAATCTGCCGCAGACACTGTGACCTCGAATCTGAAGCTGGCCCTTCAGCAATACGGCTTGAACATTCTAAATGTCCCAGTTTGTTCCATCCCCGCCACTAGCCTCTCTCAAAAACTGAGGGTTTATCCAGCCCTACTCTTCAAGGGTAACATTTCTGCATTATCACTGTTTGTAGTCGGAGAAATAGACGGCTACAAGGTTCTTAATCCAGGGGTCTCTGCCTACATGGCTTCACAAGCAGGTCTCGAGCCCGTCCTCACATATACAGCGGAACTATACATTGTTAAGGGAACTGCACCTTTCTCGGACATACGGGAAAACGAATCTAATATAAAATACATAGTTGGTCAATTATCTCTCTCAAACATAACAAGCATCCAGCAAGTCTCTGTAAACTCGCTGGGCATAAACTTAACGCGTCTACCAGCAATAGTCCTCAAATCAAACTATAACCTTTCTTCCGGGTACCAGTACGTAGTCTCCCTCGGCAAGAACTACTACACTTTTAGAGAGGACGTCGTCGGTCAGGTATTACAATACTTGGGTGTTCAGACATACGAAATACTTGCTCCTCCAAATCCAGACCTCCTCAGGAAAGGAGTAAAAATGGGCGACTCGGACAACCTGCTCTTCATCTTGGAGGACTATCACTGCCCCTACTGTGCAATGCTCATAAACTCTACTGGAAACATGTTATATAACTACGCAAAGACCGGAAAACTACAAGTAGTATTTGTGGATCTAATAATACATTCAGAAGTTGTCCCAATGCACGCGATAGCGAAGTGTGCATACAACCAATCCAAGGACGGCTACGCATATTTCAATGTATCACAAGAACTATACCACCTATACATCTCTGGAACCACAACCACCATGGCAGATGCAAACAAGACGGTTGCAAAGTATTTTGGGAAAAACATTCTAGATAAGTGCGCACCATTGCTGAATAGCTACCAGTCGGACATACAGGCGTTTTCCAGGAACCTTATGCAACAGGGCTTTACTGGTACACCCACACTTATCTTCTGGAGCAACAAGACACATAAAGGGCTAATCGTTGAGGGCTGTCTAGATATTAAGCTCTGTATCACGGAACAGCAGTTCTCACAGATATTTTCATGGCTTCAGGGCTAA
- a CDS encoding DUF4443 domain-containing protein produces MTDGFVGRQTLAEEFKLGEGKIKTHLKGLKEKGYITQLRAGSQLTEKGSMFINGILEALGVERLGFMDGRELGSQTVVYVLLRKESVPSNVLKIRDQAVKEGADGAIIGIFSGDTFKLPPGNEDLCMYAPLFCTEIKPKIIGEPPRLTLLAVFGDKKGKTIEGLVAILLSEYSPWRATLLGLLELL; encoded by the coding sequence TTGACAGATGGATTTGTCGGCAGGCAAACATTGGCAGAGGAATTTAAGCTTGGAGAGGGAAAAATAAAGACTCATCTCAAAGGCCTAAAGGAGAAAGGCTACATTACTCAGCTAAGGGCTGGATCCCAATTAACAGAGAAAGGCTCCATGTTTATAAATGGGATCCTAGAGGCCCTCGGCGTGGAACGTCTAGGCTTCATGGATGGCCGTGAGCTAGGGTCGCAGACTGTAGTTTATGTATTGCTTAGGAAGGAAAGTGTTCCAAGCAATGTTCTAAAGATAAGAGATCAGGCTGTAAAGGAAGGGGCAGACGGCGCCATTATCGGCATTTTCTCGGGTGATACCTTTAAGTTGCCCCCGGGAAACGAAGACCTCTGCATGTATGCTCCACTTTTCTGCACTGAGATCAAACCTAAGATTATCGGCGAACCACCACGTTTGACGTTACTGGCTGTTTTTGGAGATAAGAAAGGCAAAACGATAGAAGGTCTCGTAGCTATTCTTCTCAGCGAATATAGCCCGTGGAGAGCCACTCTTCTAGGACTCTTGGAACTTCTTTAA
- a CDS encoding ECF transporter S component, which translates to MNSRTIAVVSVFVSMATVFRLLKNAVTSMQFLNIPLALAFVASYLFGSKIGLMVGFFGYVFSDLLIYPGLWTIVNSLVAGLVSYIFGFSSRRVIQGLVLFLEAFLLCFFFDLSTSTLLYILFGLEISKALVFAFIGLFLPVMGGYLIGIGPLTEFSTSILTVLLIRGLEKRNLKKDINIG; encoded by the coding sequence GTGAATTCGAGGACAATAGCTGTAGTATCTGTATTCGTCTCCATGGCAACAGTCTTTAGGCTTCTCAAGAACGCGGTTACTTCAATGCAGTTTCTAAATATCCCACTGGCACTGGCTTTTGTTGCTTCCTATCTTTTTGGCAGTAAAATTGGTTTAATGGTCGGCTTCTTCGGGTATGTTTTTTCAGATCTTTTAATATATCCCGGCCTCTGGACGATCGTAAACTCCCTTGTAGCAGGGCTAGTCTCCTATATATTTGGCTTTTCATCTCGGCGTGTAATACAGGGTCTTGTTTTATTTTTGGAAGCTTTTCTCCTTTGTTTCTTCTTTGACTTATCCACATCTACACTTCTTTACATTTTGTTCGGCTTAGAAATAAGTAAGGCACTTGTATTCGCATTTATAGGGCTATTTTTACCCGTAATGGGTGGCTACCTTATAGGTATAGGTCCATTAACGGAGTTTTCTACTTCTATTCTTACTGTGCTACTTATAAGGGGTTTGGAAAAGAGAAACCTAAAGAAAGATATAAATATTGGATAA
- a CDS encoding transglutaminase-like domain-containing protein has protein sequence MPSYSQTYPNILLPLKEKLPTEIGSLIREGKAEEAKKLILAYLQDSSPPLRERLEIEIERLNRLGYEYPFSSDEAFRALRKDIWDLREEEFHELLKRGCIDFIILEGSLRIHRRFKANTYWLCGDLKQRKRAKNDERSDAGELVLKWRAERVLKAAKEKGGGFVLPLKYHVKASISLRNPAHQYGEVVRVWIPLPRDETTNISVRILDASKKPKYIAPPDHPQRTVYFELEGEEREVWIEYTFVSRGFHVEIDPKEAYIDTESEVYREYTSERPPHIAFTEPLRKLAEEITRGASTPYEKVKRIWEWVTGNVRYTYAKDYLLYDNIPEYVASEKRGDCGMQALLFITLCRLAGIPARWESGWYMNPLSPGMHDWAQFYLEPYGWLYADPSFGNKRKGGEWRHQFYLGSIEGYRLASNIEVYTQFDPPKKHLRSDPVDSQRGEVETTGKNLYYNEWDFSLEILSVEGLESKF, from the coding sequence ATGCCTAGTTATTCTCAGACGTATCCAAATATTTTGTTGCCCTTAAAGGAAAAACTGCCAACCGAAATAGGATCCCTTATTAGGGAAGGCAAGGCTGAAGAGGCAAAGAAGCTAATTCTTGCCTACTTGCAGGACTCGAGTCCCCCTCTGAGAGAGCGCCTCGAAATAGAGATTGAAAGGCTAAATAGGCTGGGCTATGAGTACCCCTTCTCGTCTGACGAGGCGTTCAGAGCTCTGAGGAAAGACATATGGGATTTAAGGGAAGAAGAATTCCATGAACTTTTAAAGAGGGGGTGCATTGACTTCATTATTCTCGAGGGGTCTCTGAGGATCCACAGGAGGTTCAAGGCAAACACGTATTGGCTTTGTGGCGACCTTAAGCAAAGAAAAAGAGCAAAAAATGATGAGCGAAGCGATGCAGGAGAGTTAGTATTGAAGTGGAGGGCAGAAAGAGTACTTAAGGCCGCTAAAGAGAAGGGAGGAGGTTTCGTGCTCCCGTTGAAATATCACGTTAAAGCGTCTATATCTCTCAGAAACCCTGCCCATCAATACGGCGAGGTCGTCAGGGTCTGGATTCCTTTGCCACGGGATGAGACAACAAATATTAGTGTAAGAATTCTAGACGCAAGCAAGAAGCCAAAGTATATTGCTCCACCGGATCATCCTCAGCGGACTGTATATTTCGAGCTTGAAGGAGAAGAAAGAGAGGTCTGGATCGAATATACTTTTGTCTCAAGGGGCTTCCACGTGGAGATAGACCCCAAAGAGGCATATATCGACACGGAGTCAGAGGTGTATAGGGAATATACCTCTGAGAGACCCCCACACATTGCCTTCACAGAGCCTTTGAGGAAGCTCGCCGAGGAAATTACACGGGGAGCGTCTACCCCCTACGAAAAGGTGAAGAGGATATGGGAATGGGTGACGGGGAATGTTAGATACACTTATGCCAAAGACTACCTTCTGTACGACAATATCCCAGAATATGTAGCTAGCGAGAAACGGGGAGACTGTGGGATGCAAGCGCTACTATTTATCACACTTTGCAGGCTAGCAGGCATACCGGCCAGATGGGAGTCCGGGTGGTACATGAATCCTCTTTCGCCAGGGATGCATGACTGGGCACAATTCTATCTTGAGCCATATGGCTGGCTCTATGCTGACCCAAGTTTTGGGAACAAGAGAAAGGGGGGAGAGTGGAGACATCAGTTCTATCTAGGCTCCATCGAAGGCTACAGGCTTGCCTCTAATATCGAGGTGTATACACAGTTCGACCCTCCTAAGAAACACCTCAGATCCGACCCCGTTGATAGTCAGAGAGGAGAGGTCGAAACAACAGGGAAAAACCTCTACTATAACGAGTGGGACTTCTCTCTTGAAATTTTAAGCGTGGAGGGACTCGAAAGTAAGTTTTAA
- a CDS encoding Lrp/AsnC family transcriptional regulator, with the protein MLDEKDVALLELLQENARLTVKELSRKIGSPITTTHARLKRLEKEGFIKAYRAILDPKKLGFNTLAYIFISFSREKGLDQRKVASEIAKIPEVQEVHIITGEWDILAKVRVSNVDALGELVVNKLRNIEGVEKTYTSVVLENVKESTKLPVRASQVEK; encoded by the coding sequence ATGCTTGATGAAAAAGACGTAGCCCTCCTAGAACTCCTACAAGAGAATGCAAGATTAACAGTGAAAGAGCTAAGCAGGAAAATAGGGTCTCCGATAACCACTACTCACGCTAGGCTTAAGCGTTTAGAGAAAGAGGGCTTCATAAAAGCCTACAGAGCGATCTTGGATCCGAAGAAGCTCGGCTTCAACACTCTAGCCTATATCTTCATATCTTTTTCACGCGAAAAAGGTTTGGATCAGAGAAAAGTTGCAAGCGAAATAGCAAAGATACCCGAAGTGCAGGAGGTTCACATCATAACAGGTGAATGGGACATATTGGCAAAGGTTAGGGTAAGCAACGTAGACGCACTCGGAGAGCTCGTAGTCAACAAGTTGCGGAACATTGAGGGTGTAGAGAAAACTTACACGTCTGTCGTGTTAGAAAACGTTAAAGAGTCCACAAAGCTACCTGTAAGGGCAAGCCAGGTCGAGAAATAA
- a CDS encoding ABC transporter permease subunit produces the protein MGILDLMVALGYSLARMLVAYIISVLLALLVGSAMARNKLIEAVTLPILDILQSIPILGFFPVVLVFFVGNLPKPFGLEASAVFLIITSLVWNMIFGVYASIKSLDPSIFDMAHVYSFGPASKFFYIYTPASKSALLANTLVSWAGGWFFLTSAEVISLGEEEYKLRGIGTFILESFNSGDFTSFYMGIGGLILTILLTYIILWNPAIVSLWNLPLLSIKIVYEKLSLIVSMLWNFIKEVFIFIEKKVTVPKVFSKAIGLFFAVFIFYYLLKGFTGLLSLDIYDVALNFARELPISLFHVFLVLIFSFLLSLGISYATYKSREMGYIFTLSGELLASIPAIIWWPLLAQIALASSLGPYLVSLIVLLQGAAWYLFFNIIIFGLSNIRREHEELAQVYKIKGWYFVRTIFLPSIFPAVASGLLSAWGGAWNATVVAEYVVLSGRTFDMGGVGALLNRYTVEGKTTEVALTALLLSLVIVIINKMVWSRIFSRISSGYTGE, from the coding sequence ATGGGGATCCTCGACCTGATGGTTGCATTGGGCTATAGCCTTGCTAGGATGCTAGTTGCCTACATAATATCAGTATTATTGGCTCTCCTCGTAGGTTCAGCTATGGCCAGAAACAAGTTAATAGAGGCTGTAACTTTACCTATCCTAGACATACTCCAATCCATACCTATCTTGGGGTTTTTCCCAGTCGTTCTCGTGTTTTTTGTAGGAAATCTTCCAAAACCCTTTGGTCTAGAGGCTTCAGCAGTCTTCCTTATTATTACCAGCCTCGTGTGGAACATGATTTTCGGGGTATACGCATCCATAAAATCGCTAGACCCCTCGATATTCGACATGGCACATGTTTATTCCTTTGGGCCGGCATCCAAGTTCTTCTATATTTATACCCCTGCCTCGAAATCGGCTCTTCTCGCAAATACCCTGGTATCCTGGGCCGGCGGATGGTTCTTCCTAACATCTGCAGAGGTTATCTCACTAGGAGAAGAGGAATATAAACTCAGAGGAATCGGAACCTTTATCCTTGAAAGCTTCAACAGTGGGGACTTTACTAGTTTCTATATGGGTATAGGGGGGCTGATCCTAACGATACTATTAACCTACATTATCTTATGGAATCCTGCGATTGTTTCCCTCTGGAATCTGCCATTACTAAGCATCAAAATTGTCTATGAAAAACTCTCATTAATTGTCTCTATGCTATGGAACTTCATCAAAGAAGTCTTCATATTTATAGAAAAGAAAGTAACAGTTCCGAAAGTCTTCTCAAAGGCAATTGGGTTGTTTTTCGCGGTTTTCATTTTTTACTATCTTTTAAAAGGTTTTACCGGGCTCTTAAGCTTGGACATTTATGATGTAGCGTTGAACTTTGCCCGTGAGCTCCCGATAAGCTTGTTTCATGTCTTCTTAGTTCTCATTTTTTCCTTCCTTTTATCCCTTGGGATAAGCTATGCCACCTACAAGAGTAGAGAAATGGGATACATATTTACACTGAGCGGAGAATTGCTGGCATCAATTCCAGCTATCATTTGGTGGCCCCTACTGGCTCAAATCGCCTTGGCATCAAGCCTAGGCCCATACCTTGTCTCGCTTATTGTTCTATTACAGGGAGCCGCTTGGTATCTCTTCTTCAATATTATAATTTTTGGCCTTTCCAACATTAGGAGGGAGCACGAAGAACTTGCACAAGTATACAAGATAAAAGGATGGTATTTTGTAAGGACAATTTTCCTTCCATCAATCTTTCCGGCAGTGGCAAGCGGGCTGTTGAGCGCCTGGGGCGGGGCTTGGAATGCAACGGTCGTTGCAGAGTACGTGGTTTTGTCGGGGCGAACTTTCGACATGGGTGGAGTTGGAGCCTTGCTTAATAGATACACAGTCGAAGGTAAGACTACAGAGGTTGCTCTAACCGCACTTCTCTTATCGCTTGTAATCGTGATAATAAATAAAATGGTCTGGTCGAGAATTTTCTCAAGGATAAGTAGTGGCTATACAGGTGAATAA
- a CDS encoding QueT transporter family protein, with protein sequence MNTTKILYYLSIAIGLLIVIAIFYGFWQALQTNPKDPWSIFPISQFFMSAHSIVFAIGAIVWILGTIVFLLEIAGYTITSKGLAKNRMGIGDWSVIDIALVALSAAVYGGLLAATAPITIVPGFTWLRPANSLAPLFGMFFGIPGAVGVAIGNLLADILSGYFGVGSIGGFIGNFLIAYIPYKFVRDHSFSNASSIGEFYIWGVIVQAFVSALYICWWLDIMQNVVGLPLFVIWAIIATSILINNITVNAVLSPILGVILFPIVKSRGLYWKDRVQPQASTLSK encoded by the coding sequence GTGAACACCACAAAAATCCTATATTACCTTTCAATAGCAATAGGGCTACTAATCGTCATAGCTATCTTCTATGGCTTCTGGCAGGCCCTCCAGACAAATCCAAAGGATCCATGGAGCATTTTCCCAATATCCCAGTTCTTCATGTCTGCACACAGCATTGTCTTCGCTATTGGCGCCATCGTTTGGATCCTTGGTACCATTGTCTTCTTGTTAGAAATTGCAGGCTACACTATTACGTCAAAAGGTCTTGCAAAGAACAGGATGGGGATTGGAGACTGGAGCGTTATTGACATAGCTCTCGTTGCACTTAGCGCGGCTGTATATGGAGGACTTCTGGCGGCTACGGCTCCCATAACAATTGTGCCGGGCTTTACCTGGCTAAGACCGGCAAACTCTCTGGCTCCACTATTCGGAATGTTTTTTGGGATTCCAGGAGCTGTAGGAGTCGCGATAGGCAATCTCCTTGCAGACATACTCTCGGGCTACTTCGGCGTCGGCTCAATAGGAGGCTTCATTGGAAACTTCCTGATAGCATATATACCCTACAAATTTGTCAGGGACCACAGTTTCTCTAATGCTTCATCCATTGGCGAGTTCTACATCTGGGGCGTCATTGTTCAGGCGTTTGTCAGTGCGCTCTACATCTGCTGGTGGCTAGACATAATGCAAAACGTCGTTGGTCTACCACTGTTCGTTATATGGGCTATCATTGCAACGTCGATCCTTATAAACAACATTACTGTAAACGCGGTTCTGTCACCAATTCTCGGTGTCATCTTGTTCCCAATCGTGAAGTCCCGCGGCTTGTACTGGAAAGACAGGGTACAGCCACAAGCTTCAACTTTGTCAAAATAA
- a CDS encoding HAD family hydrolase: MVKDIPAVFFDMGSTLVFDRGFANFLSKNLSETLEENTGRKFSSQEILDAWSKSNIHGEEIETWDLTRSMFLIRYLGLTPTPQLVELAYKAVLKSYVEGFELDSDALETLARVKEMGFKLGIITNVGSYEIVKDRLAEVGLIRYVDVLVASQAVIWKKPHRKIFEWSCFLANVSPAEAIHVGDDPKADIEGAKNAGLRAIQVLKKAAAKSPIADAWVYSVKEVPRVLEEWLSTGYIR; the protein is encoded by the coding sequence GTGGTGAAGGACATCCCGGCAGTGTTTTTCGACATGGGAAGCACACTAGTATTTGACAGAGGGTTTGCCAATTTCTTGTCTAAGAATCTATCTGAAACTCTTGAAGAGAACACTGGAAGAAAATTTTCAAGCCAGGAAATATTAGATGCATGGAGCAAGTCAAATATTCATGGAGAAGAGATTGAAACATGGGATCTCACTCGTTCAATGTTCTTGATACGGTACCTCGGCTTAACACCAACCCCACAACTCGTAGAGCTGGCTTACAAAGCAGTCCTCAAAAGCTATGTGGAGGGCTTTGAGCTCGACAGCGATGCTCTCGAAACATTAGCGAGGGTCAAGGAAATGGGGTTTAAACTTGGAATAATAACAAATGTTGGAAGCTACGAAATAGTTAAAGATAGACTAGCTGAAGTAGGCCTGATAAGGTACGTAGATGTCCTCGTCGCGTCGCAAGCTGTTATATGGAAGAAGCCACACAGGAAAATATTCGAATGGTCATGCTTCTTAGCCAATGTATCGCCCGCCGAGGCTATACATGTAGGAGACGACCCCAAGGCCGACATAGAGGGCGCAAAAAACGCTGGGTTGCGGGCTATTCAGGTACTTAAAAAGGCGGCAGCTAAAAGCCCTATTGCAGATGCATGGGTTTACTCAGTTAAAGAAGTTCCAAGAGTCCTAGAAGAGTGGCTCTCCACGGGCTATATTCGCTGA
- a CDS encoding ABC transporter ATP-binding protein, whose translation MQPIISIRNVVKTFKEGGKALPVLEGITFDIGEEFVAILGPSGCGKTTLLRIIAGLEKADSGEIVFTHKDAQIGFVFQSPTLLPWMTVLENVALPLRVRGMSWKEAEEKARKYLSLVGLQSFENFYPRELSGGMKQRVNIARALAIEPLILLMDEPFSQLDPLTAESLRSEVLDMWQWGVTSVRTIVMVTHNVDEAIFMADRLVIFTARPAKVAAIIPVEIPRPRDRRSPEFQKIEDKVYEYISA comes from the coding sequence GTGCAACCCATAATCTCTATTAGGAACGTTGTAAAGACATTCAAGGAGGGGGGCAAGGCACTCCCAGTCCTAGAAGGGATTACATTTGACATCGGCGAAGAATTTGTCGCAATCTTGGGGCCAAGCGGATGCGGAAAAACAACTTTGTTAAGGATAATTGCCGGCCTAGAAAAGGCGGACAGCGGCGAAATCGTTTTCACACACAAGGACGCACAAATAGGATTTGTTTTTCAGTCTCCAACTCTACTGCCATGGATGACTGTTCTAGAGAATGTAGCCCTGCCGCTAAGGGTTAGGGGAATGTCGTGGAAGGAGGCAGAGGAAAAGGCTAGGAAGTACCTATCACTCGTGGGCCTACAGTCTTTTGAGAACTTCTATCCCCGCGAGCTTAGCGGCGGGATGAAGCAGAGGGTTAATATCGCGAGGGCCCTGGCTATAGAGCCTCTCATTCTCCTAATGGATGAGCCTTTCAGCCAGCTGGATCCCTTGACAGCGGAGTCCCTGAGGTCAGAGGTTTTAGATATGTGGCAGTGGGGTGTCACGAGTGTCCGTACAATAGTTATGGTCACGCACAATGTTGACGAGGCAATCTTCATGGCAGACAGGCTTGTGATTTTTACAGCTAGACCAGCCAAGGTAGCAGCAATTATCCCCGTTGAGATCCCAAGACCTAGGGATAGAAGGTCTCCAGAATTCCAGAAAATAGAGGACAAAGTCTACGAGTATATAAGTGCATAG
- a CDS encoding AAA-associated domain-containing protein: MSSESKKKVVLPRDVSPDHVLGLVEVLNSAGGQIDSMYVGDAVYENIKILPKAIDVAEALGLVESHSGNLRLTDLGRKVARSDPKSLKRLLKGAIANVEPLGEILGLLKQRKKISVDEFREIIEKYYPGGVEEASKNILIWGAFLHLFQMDEDDEEIHLI; this comes from the coding sequence GTGTCAAGTGAGTCAAAGAAAAAAGTTGTCTTGCCTCGAGACGTTTCCCCCGACCACGTACTAGGACTAGTAGAAGTACTTAATAGTGCAGGAGGCCAGATTGACTCTATGTATGTTGGCGACGCGGTTTATGAAAACATAAAGATTCTCCCCAAGGCAATTGACGTTGCAGAGGCACTGGGTCTAGTAGAGTCTCATTCCGGAAACCTCCGCTTGACGGATCTTGGCAGAAAAGTTGCTAGGAGCGATCCAAAAAGCCTGAAACGCCTATTAAAAGGGGCAATCGCAAACGTTGAGCCACTTGGCGAGATCCTAGGGTTACTGAAACAGAGGAAGAAGATTAGTGTAGATGAATTCAGAGAAATAATTGAGAAGTATTATCCAGGAGGAGTCGAGGAAGCATCCAAGAATATATTGATCTGGGGTGCATTCCTCCACCTCTTCCAGATGGACGAGGACGACGAGGAAATACACTTAATTTAG
- a CDS encoding nucleoside 2-deoxyribosyltransferase: MAKIYLAAPMRGDRSALNNVKQICRMLEEHGHVVLTKHVAEDVLDIDRGMTPSEIFERDIKLLEEADFLVAEVSYPSLGVGFEIAYFLLKGKEVIALALEDRVNNVSAMIRGITWPNFHFIPYTAPEDAVLKISNHIK; encoded by the coding sequence ATGGCTAAAATATATCTTGCTGCTCCTATGAGGGGGGATAGGAGCGCCTTAAACAATGTAAAGCAGATATGCAGGATGCTAGAGGAGCATGGACACGTAGTATTAACTAAGCATGTTGCTGAAGATGTTCTTGATATAGACAGAGGCATGACTCCCAGTGAAATATTCGAGAGAGACATAAAGCTACTTGAAGAAGCAGACTTTCTAGTGGCAGAAGTCTCCTATCCAAGCCTCGGAGTAGGATTTGAAATCGCATATTTCTTGCTAAAAGGGAAAGAAGTTATAGCACTAGCTCTCGAGGACAGAGTAAACAATGTGTCAGCAATGATTCGGGGCATAACGTGGCCTAACTTTCACTTTATACCATACACAGCGCCGGAAGACGCTGTCTTAAAAATAAGCAACCACATTAAGTAG
- a CDS encoding DUF4430 domain-containing protein: protein MAQQGPVNGKKENKTVVVLLIALLVWALASSSVASYLYLENQRLKSSLSSLESKAVLVNIAIDYGNGTVVWFNSTPLPSGSTALSALTAVARVEYKLSTMGAYVTAINGVSENIISKSEGYSWLWYKYSPEKKSLEMGPVAADKYTLANGDIIVWRYEHWKF from the coding sequence GTGGCACAACAGGGACCAGTGAATGGGAAGAAAGAAAACAAAACTGTCGTTGTCCTACTAATAGCGTTACTAGTTTGGGCGCTGGCTTCAAGCAGTGTTGCTTCCTATCTATACTTGGAGAATCAAAGGCTTAAGTCTAGTCTTTCATCACTCGAAAGCAAAGCTGTTCTTGTAAACATAGCCATTGACTATGGCAATGGCACGGTTGTCTGGTTTAACTCGACACCCCTACCTTCCGGCTCGACTGCCCTATCTGCATTAACAGCAGTTGCAAGGGTAGAATACAAGCTTTCAACCATGGGGGCATACGTTACAGCCATAAACGGTGTCTCAGAGAATATTATTTCAAAAAGCGAGGGGTATTCGTGGCTCTGGTACAAGTACAGTCCCGAGAAGAAGTCATTGGAGATGGGACCTGTAGCGGCAGACAAATATACCCTTGCAAATGGAGACATAATTGTATGGAGGTATGAGCACTGGAAGTTCTAA